Proteins from a genomic interval of Lolium perenne isolate Kyuss_39 chromosome 1, Kyuss_2.0, whole genome shotgun sequence:
- the LOC139833293 gene encoding uncharacterized protein, translating to MAATKLKHYFKEHSTKVVSEAPISEIIGNKDASGRIAKWAIQLSPYVLAYERRDAIKSQALADFLVDWAEVQYKPPKSEVDYWKMHFDGFKLKEGLGAGVVLTSPKGDHLRYCSGDWDAKDANMAAYRFHVQKIAGLFEGCEFHHVPRAENEAADTLSKLALLGKKFLLE from the exons atggccgccactaaACTCAAACACTATTTCAAGGAACACTCGACGAAAGTGGTAAGCGAGGCACCAATCTCGGAAATCAtcggcaacaaagatgccagcgggcGGATTgctaaatgggcaattcagctgtcACCTTACGTACTGGCatatgaaagaagggatgccataaaatcacaagcattGGCGGACTTCCTGGTGGATTGGGCTGaggtgcaatacaagccgcccaaATCGGAAGTGgattactggaagatgcacttcgacggattcaaactcaaagagggtctcggTGCAGGAGTGgttctcacctcaccaaaaggggATCACTTGAGATAT TGCTCTGGAgactgggatgcaaaagatgccaacatggccgcaTACCGGTTCCATGTGCAGAAGATTGCTGGATTATTTGAAGGGTGCGAGTTCCACCATGTGCCTcgtgcggaaaatgaagccgccgaCACGCTGTCCAAGCTGGCtcttctaggcaagaaattccttctGGAATAG